The following coding sequences are from one Paenibacillus sp. FSL R5-0912 window:
- a CDS encoding RidA family protein produces the protein MGEIIRHDVNAEYAYSGFVEAGDFIFLSFCVGNLGGTVEEQVEGALNDMSGRLGQVGLTLTDVVKMDILLRDVWDIPVMEEVFKRRFQGNYPARKTISTEFAHVGGPEGLKVQIDGVAYRPRL, from the coding sequence ATGGGCGAAATCATCAGACATGATGTGAACGCGGAATACGCGTACTCGGGTTTTGTGGAGGCCGGGGATTTTATTTTTCTCAGCTTCTGTGTGGGCAATCTGGGCGGAACGGTGGAAGAGCAGGTAGAAGGTGCGCTGAATGATATGAGCGGCCGCCTGGGGCAGGTGGGTCTTACGCTAACAGATGTGGTGAAGATGGATATTCTGCTGCGGGATGTATGGGATATTCCGGTCATGGAAGAGGTGTTTAAGCGCAGATTCCAAGGCAATTATCCGGCACGCAAAACCATATCCACCGAGTTCGCGCATGTTGGCGGCCCGGAGGGACTCAAGGTTCAGATCGACGGTGTGGCGTATAGACCGCGACTCTGA
- a CDS encoding collagen-like triple helix repeat-containing protein → MQNMAAMGMQGATGAVGLMGSIGVMGATGATGVMGSIGLMGNVGATGATGTTGAMGTIGLMGSIGVMGATGATGAMGSIGLSGSIGAMGVTGATGSMGSIGLMGTIGAMGATGATGAMGSIGLMGTIGAMGATGATGTMGSIGLMGTIGAMGATGATGTMGSIGLMGTIGAMGATGATGAMGSIGLMGNIGAMGATGATGTTGTMGSIGLMGTIGAMGSTGATGAMGSIGLMGNIGAMGVTGATGAMGSIGLMGTIGAMGATGTTGAMGSIGLMGTIGAMGATGATGAMGSIGLMGSIGAMGATGATGAMGSIGLMGNIGAMGVTGATGAMGSIGLMGSIGLMGVTGATGAMGSIGLMGNIGAMGDMGLMGAMGAMGLMGLEGITGATGATGVTGIPGPMGLMGLPGTAGLPGVTGATGATGATGAIGATGPAGATGAPGLAGSPGIAGAGSAFIETLKIGDLNTQIPFNAGGGNNEAIGALAFSGSQITINRLAAYVTQLGSTGIFQMAVLQPTSSSQSTVIGVTTVATSLRAGIFILPLTASLTLSGDITYQLAVYNQVNGSNLGGRSTGTSGLAAPPINFRSQNLTGFTTGQSINTSDSILLSPWLAGLA, encoded by the coding sequence ATGCAAAACATGGCTGCAATGGGGATGCAGGGAGCCACTGGCGCTGTAGGACTCATGGGCAGTATCGGTGTTATGGGCGCGACCGGGGCGACCGGAGTGATGGGCAGCATTGGACTGATGGGCAATGTTGGAGCGACTGGCGCAACGGGGACGACAGGTGCAATGGGCACGATCGGACTCATGGGCAGCATTGGGGTGATGGGAGCTACCGGGGCAACAGGTGCGATGGGCAGCATCGGACTTAGCGGCAGCATTGGAGCCATGGGCGTGACCGGGGCAACGGGCTCAATGGGCAGCATTGGGCTCATGGGCACCATTGGCGCGATGGGCGCGACCGGGGCAACGGGCGCAATGGGCAGCATTGGGCTCATGGGCACCATCGGCGCGATGGGTGCGACCGGGGCGACCGGCACGATGGGCAGCATCGGGCTCATGGGCACCATCGGCGCGATGGGTGCGACCGGGGCAACCGGCACGATGGGCAGCATCGGGCTCATGGGCACCATCGGCGCGATGGGCGCGACCGGGGCAACGGGCGCAATGGGCAGCATTGGGCTCATGGGCAACATCGGCGCGATGGGTGCGACCGGGGCGACCGGCACGACCGGCACGATGGGCAGCATCGGGCTCATGGGCACCATCGGAGCCATGGGCTCGACCGGAGCGACGGGCGCGATGGGCAGTATAGGGCTCATGGGCAACATAGGAGCCATGGGCGTGACCGGGGCCACCGGCGCGATGGGCAGCATCGGGCTCATGGGCACCATCGGCGCCATGGGTGCAACCGGAACGACCGGCGCGATGGGCAGCATCGGACTCATGGGCACCATAGGCGCCATGGGCGCAACCGGAGCGACCGGCGCGATGGGCAGCATCGGGCTCATGGGCTCGATCGGCGCCATGGGCGCGACCGGAGCGACGGGCGCGATGGGCAGTATCGGGCTCATGGGCAACATTGGAGCCATGGGCGTGACCGGGGCCACCGGCGCGATGGGCAGCATCGGGCTCATGGGCTCGATTGGGCTCATGGGTGTGACAGGAGCAACCGGAGCCATGGGCAGCATTGGACTCATGGGCAATATTGGAGCCATGGGCGATATGGGACTTATGGGTGCTATGGGGGCAATGGGCTTAATGGGCCTCGAAGGCATAACCGGGGCAACTGGCGCAACTGGAGTGACCGGGATTCCGGGACCAATGGGTCTTATGGGCTTGCCGGGAACGGCCGGCTTGCCAGGTGTTACAGGTGCAACTGGCGCAACTGGAGCGACAGGTGCAATAGGAGCAACAGGACCGGCAGGAGCAACGGGCGCGCCCGGTCTGGCGGGCTCACCAGGGATAGCAGGAGCAGGCTCGGCATTCATCGAGACGCTGAAAATCGGGGATCTCAACACCCAGATCCCATTTAATGCCGGGGGCGGAAATAATGAGGCTATCGGGGCGCTCGCATTCAGCGGATCGCAAATAACGATCAACAGGCTTGCAGCTTACGTTACTCAACTAGGCTCTACGGGTATTTTTCAGATGGCTGTCCTGCAGCCGACCAGCTCCTCCCAGTCTACAGTTATTGGAGTAACCACTGTAGCGACCTCTTTACGGGCAGGAATATTTATTCTCCCGCTGACGGCCTCTCTGACACTTTCAGGGGATATCACGTATCAGCTTGCTGTCTACAACCAGGTTAACGGCTCCAACCTCGGAGGCCGGAGCACAGGCACCTCCGGGCTGGCAGCACCGCCGATTAATTTCAGATCACAGAACCTCACGGGATTTACAACAGGCCAGTCTATCAATACGAGCGATTCTATCCTGCTGTCGCCTTGGCTGGCGGGACTTGCTTAA
- a CDS encoding Imm51 family immunity protein: MDEELLAQLKRWHEDNEYQQIVDRIQEIPPDTRDYETISQLARAYNNLEHYGEALEQLLSIAGEGGNDPLWHFRIGYSYYYLKQYEQSISAFEQADQLAPGDGDTHMLLKWSRSGAQREKREQARRAAALRASNAQGAADGRDLNSFIEYCADFWEDSDYARKEYVSAPPSDEGIASVEQELGYKLPSSYIAMMKQQNGGIPRNTCFPVEESTSWAEDHIAISGIAGIGRDKSYALCGDLGSQFMIEEWGYPDIGVVIGDCPSAGHDVVMLDYRYCGPEGEPEVIHVDQENNYEITFLAKDYETFIRGLVSEEVYDTSEEDKQDDLRKVAAGQFSPLLQELCDKVTGVDNIEGIIRSICTAIVEEKGHFSLHVDERSTLMYDLQFWLYTSAYPQTSRDQYLEVYSKIIAFGGEFSTGAYAPGFISDWLDERVRQGMIVEREGALRFTDIAEEQLLEKLREAEATEAVNVKPFIIVEQGNGGKSVILNVGSYKAEVFAAREEEGFQGNGYDWGSLAAVFLEEQMPELAGIIRFDPEADMFCAYASDGAAVVAFASAFKRACENDALIRDLFSRAELD, translated from the coding sequence ATGGACGAGGAGTTGCTGGCACAGCTGAAACGCTGGCACGAAGATAATGAGTATCAGCAGATAGTGGACCGCATTCAGGAGATTCCGCCGGATACAAGAGATTATGAGACGATCAGCCAGTTGGCCAGAGCCTATAACAACCTGGAACATTACGGGGAGGCACTGGAGCAGCTGCTGAGTATTGCGGGGGAGGGCGGGAATGATCCGCTGTGGCATTTTCGCATAGGATATTCCTATTATTATCTGAAGCAATATGAACAGTCTATAAGCGCATTCGAACAGGCGGACCAACTGGCTCCCGGGGATGGGGATACCCACATGCTGCTGAAGTGGAGCCGGAGCGGCGCGCAGCGGGAGAAGCGGGAGCAGGCAAGGCGTGCCGCAGCGCTGCGTGCCTCCAATGCACAGGGGGCTGCGGACGGAAGAGACCTGAACTCTTTCATCGAATACTGCGCGGATTTCTGGGAGGACAGCGACTATGCCCGGAAGGAGTATGTGTCGGCGCCGCCCAGTGACGAAGGGATTGCTTCTGTGGAGCAGGAGCTGGGCTATAAGCTGCCGTCCTCTTACATCGCGATGATGAAGCAGCAGAACGGCGGAATTCCCCGCAACACCTGCTTTCCGGTAGAGGAATCCACGTCCTGGGCTGAAGATCATATCGCAATATCGGGAATTGCCGGTATCGGCCGGGACAAAAGCTATGCCCTCTGCGGCGATCTCGGCAGCCAGTTCATGATTGAGGAGTGGGGATACCCCGATATTGGAGTGGTTATTGGGGACTGTCCGTCTGCAGGCCATGATGTGGTGATGCTGGATTACCGCTACTGCGGGCCGGAGGGAGAACCCGAGGTCATTCATGTGGACCAGGAGAACAACTATGAAATTACGTTCCTGGCCAAGGATTATGAGACCTTCATCCGCGGGCTGGTGAGCGAGGAGGTCTATGATACATCGGAGGAAGATAAGCAGGACGATCTGCGGAAGGTAGCCGCCGGGCAATTCTCGCCTCTGCTTCAGGAGCTATGCGATAAAGTCACCGGAGTGGACAACATAGAGGGGATCATCCGCAGCATCTGCACCGCCATCGTTGAAGAGAAGGGCCATTTCTCTCTTCATGTGGACGAACGCTCGACCTTGATGTATGATCTGCAGTTCTGGCTGTACACCAGTGCCTATCCGCAGACCAGCCGTGATCAATATCTTGAAGTCTATTCGAAAATAATCGCGTTCGGCGGCGAATTCAGCACTGGCGCATATGCCCCGGGCTTCATCTCAGACTGGCTGGATGAACGGGTGCGGCAGGGAATGATCGTGGAGCGTGAGGGAGCGCTGCGGTTCACGGATATAGCAGAGGAACAATTGCTAGAGAAGCTGAGGGAGGCGGAGGCCACGGAAGCTGTGAATGTTAAGCCGTTTATTATAGTAGAGCAGGGGAATGGCGGGAAATCGGTGATTCTGAACGTGGGCAGCTACAAGGCCGAAGTGTTTGCTGCGCGGGAGGAAGAAGGATTCCAAGGCAATGGATATGACTGGGGCTCTCTGGCTGCGGTATTCCTTGAGGAACAGATGCCTGAACTCGCCGGAATCATCCGTTTTGACCCGGAGGCCGATATGTTCTGCGCGTATGCCTCCGATGGAGCTGCGGTCGTAGCCTTCGCCTCCGCATTCAAGCGGGCTTGTGAGAACGACGCACTCATACGGGATTTATTCTCGCGTGCGGAGCTGGATTAA
- a CDS encoding SRPBCC domain-containing protein, whose product MSSKMITRVEGLELVLERVFDAPRELVFKVFSEAEHLKQWWGPRGWIVPFCSVDFRPGGVWHYCMKCVDEKQGDFFGMESWGKGVYHEITDGESFVYTDYFSDAEGNETEGMPSTLVSMFFEEYDGKTKLVSRSKYDSAEALKTVMDMGMEQGITETWDRLEEHLQAIQ is encoded by the coding sequence ATGTCCAGCAAAATGATTACGAGAGTAGAAGGTCTTGAACTGGTTCTTGAACGTGTATTCGATGCACCGCGTGAGCTTGTATTCAAAGTATTCTCCGAGGCTGAGCATCTGAAGCAGTGGTGGGGCCCGCGCGGCTGGATCGTTCCCTTCTGCAGCGTTGATTTTCGTCCGGGCGGCGTCTGGCACTACTGTATGAAATGTGTGGATGAGAAGCAGGGCGATTTCTTCGGCATGGAATCCTGGGGCAAGGGGGTCTACCATGAGATCACCGACGGTGAGAGTTTTGTCTATACCGATTACTTCTCGGATGCCGAAGGCAACGAAACCGAAGGTATGCCGTCCACGCTGGTCAGCATGTTCTTTGAAGAATACGATGGGAAGACGAAGCTGGTGAGCCGGTCGAAATACGATTCCGCGGAAGCGCTCAAGACGGTGATGGATATGGGGATGGAGCAGGGGATTACCGAAACCTGGGACCGCCTCGAGGAGCATCTGCAAGCGATTCAGTAA
- a CDS encoding ArsR/SmtB family transcription factor — protein sequence MDTTTFSALAEPTRLRMVEILKEGPLSVGDIAERLELRQPQASKHLRVLLEAGLVEVEAAANRRNYRLRTEPLEAMDAWLEAYRKLWSERFDNLDEYLRKLQSKDNS from the coding sequence ATGGACACAACGACATTTAGCGCACTTGCCGAACCAACCCGCCTGCGGATGGTAGAGATTCTGAAGGAGGGGCCGCTGAGCGTAGGCGATATTGCTGAGCGTCTGGAACTGCGGCAGCCTCAGGCCTCGAAGCATTTGCGCGTACTGCTGGAAGCCGGACTGGTTGAGGTAGAGGCGGCGGCGAACCGCCGGAATTACAGGCTGCGTACAGAGCCGCTGGAGGCTATGGATGCTTGGCTGGAGGCCTATCGTAAGCTGTGGAGTGAACGCTTCGACAATCTGGATGAGTATCTCCGGAAGCTGCAATCCAAAGACAATTCATGA
- a CDS encoding sensor histidine kinase — MKPWTFSRKVSASIALTALAVTAVVSGFVYITFKHWTDSQETRLLDAKLRQFELRVGEVEFLPSLLQPGLGKGSGAAAFLKPDFSVFAPDLDKGQVLQMLDARGRVLAEAGEGEPAPGSDVYSAEKELSLPVYGLVRLQLTDSGQSRSATAEKEVGRLLLLGLLLAAGMAVLAGGIVSRSALKPIRSMIGEVRSIGTNSLSRRLHVPAAQDELQQLGETFNGFLHKLEVSFDQQRRFIADASHELKTPLAIIEGHTHMIQRWGRQSPEVLDESLAFMMDETRRMKELISQLLLLAEAEAEALAPEGGEEACNLKSVLNELLPQTVHVNPGVRLDYDGGSGEQALPIRMPGSACYQVLRNIVENALKYTPEGGAVTIGHSRSDDGKVILSVADTGIGISAEQLPHIFERFYRTEASRNRSQGGSGLGLAIAKAIMERYGGSIAIDSTQGQGTTVTLTFAGA; from the coding sequence ATGAAGCCATGGACGTTCTCCCGTAAAGTCAGTGCTTCAATTGCACTCACTGCACTGGCCGTTACGGCGGTGGTCAGCGGATTTGTCTATATTACCTTCAAACATTGGACAGACAGCCAGGAGACCCGGCTGCTGGATGCGAAGCTTAGACAGTTTGAGCTGCGGGTCGGTGAGGTGGAATTCCTGCCGTCCCTGCTTCAGCCCGGATTGGGCAAAGGAAGCGGTGCAGCGGCTTTTTTGAAGCCGGATTTCTCCGTTTTTGCCCCTGATCTGGATAAAGGCCAGGTTCTGCAAATGTTGGATGCACGCGGGCGTGTGCTCGCAGAAGCGGGCGAGGGTGAACCGGCGCCCGGTTCAGATGTTTACAGCGCAGAGAAGGAGCTGTCCTTGCCCGTGTATGGGCTTGTCCGGCTGCAGCTTACGGACAGCGGGCAATCACGCAGCGCCACCGCTGAGAAGGAAGTGGGCAGACTGCTGTTGCTGGGGCTGCTGCTGGCTGCAGGAATGGCTGTGCTTGCAGGGGGCATCGTCTCCCGTTCAGCGCTGAAGCCGATCCGCAGCATGATTGGCGAGGTGCGAAGCATCGGAACGAACAGCTTGTCCCGGCGGCTGCATGTTCCTGCCGCCCAGGACGAGCTCCAGCAGTTGGGCGAGACCTTTAACGGGTTCCTGCATAAGCTGGAGGTTTCCTTCGACCAGCAGCGCCGCTTCATCGCCGATGCTTCCCATGAGCTTAAGACACCGCTGGCCATTATTGAAGGCCATACGCATATGATCCAGCGGTGGGGCAGGCAGTCTCCGGAGGTGCTGGATGAATCGCTGGCGTTCATGATGGATGAGACCCGGAGGATGAAGGAGCTGATCTCCCAGCTGCTGCTGCTTGCGGAAGCAGAGGCGGAGGCGCTGGCCCCGGAGGGCGGAGAAGAAGCCTGCAATCTGAAGTCCGTGCTGAACGAACTGCTGCCTCAGACTGTTCATGTTAATCCGGGGGTGCGGCTTGATTATGACGGCGGCTCTGGTGAACAGGCGCTGCCCATCCGGATGCCTGGCAGCGCCTGCTATCAGGTGCTCCGCAACATCGTAGAGAATGCACTGAAGTATACGCCTGAAGGCGGAGCGGTAACGATCGGGCATTCCCGTTCGGATGACGGTAAGGTGATCCTGAGCGTAGCCGATACTGGAATCGGAATATCCGCTGAGCAGCTGCCGCATATCTTCGAGCGCTTTTACCGTACGGAGGCTTCACGCAACCGCTCGCAGGGCGGCTCGGGCTTGGGTCTGGCCATTGCCAAGGCAATCATGGAGCGGTATGGCGGCTCCATCGCCATCGACAGCACGCAGGGACAAGGTACAACCGTAACGCTGACGTTTGCAGGAGCATAA
- a CDS encoding response regulator transcription factor, whose translation MKERVLVIEDEPAMIRLLELELSYEGYDITVACDGLTGAGKALGEHFDIILLDLNLPGISGIEVCKRVRAVKQTPIIMLTARDTVSDRVRGLDTGADDYVPKPFAIEELLARMRSLQRRLHAAEAGDEVLHAKDLILDRAAHRVSRAGREIECSQREFELLHCLLVHKNRLMNREALLNLVWGYSYEGETNVVDVYIRYVRMKVDEGFSEKLIHTVRGSGYILRD comes from the coding sequence TTGAAGGAACGCGTATTGGTTATTGAGGATGAGCCTGCCATGATCCGCCTGCTGGAGCTGGAACTGTCCTATGAAGGTTATGACATTACGGTTGCGTGCGATGGTCTTACGGGTGCCGGGAAAGCGCTGGGGGAGCATTTTGACATCATTCTGCTCGATTTGAATCTGCCGGGCATCAGCGGAATAGAAGTATGCAAGCGGGTACGCGCGGTGAAGCAGACTCCAATCATTATGCTGACTGCCAGGGACACGGTGAGTGACCGGGTACGGGGACTGGACACCGGGGCGGATGATTATGTGCCGAAGCCCTTCGCCATCGAAGAGCTGCTGGCCCGCATGCGTTCCCTGCAGCGCAGGCTGCACGCCGCAGAAGCCGGAGATGAAGTCCTGCATGCCAAGGATCTGATACTGGACAGGGCTGCGCACCGGGTCAGCCGCGCCGGGCGCGAGATTGAATGCTCACAGCGCGAATTCGAGCTGCTGCACTGCCTGCTGGTCCATAAGAACCGGCTGATGAACCGAGAGGCACTGCTGAACCTGGTCTGGGGCTACTCGTATGAAGGCGAGACGAATGTGGTGGATGTCTATATCCGGTATGTGCGCATGAAGGTGGATGAAGGCTTCAGCGAGAAGCTGATTCATACGGTCCGGGGCAGCGGGTATATTCTGAGAGACTGA
- a CDS encoding DUF4097 family beta strand repeat-containing protein, whose protein sequence is MRMTWKRLITSASLAAVLMYMGIADGGSAGARPLSEADFESATAQASVSAPAAAVSLETTGKKTGTGYSFDKGITRVSLPAGTQSVSIANTNGTIEIKQGNVKEMEVHMTVNVHQANSDEAKAVADKAGMKVSKGADLEIRTYSESYGNWRYPSLDLTVTLPQGIKAELQAETENGNLSLSKVSSTGRIELAAVNGNISASGIGNALKLHTVNGNVQVSEAKNRVEVTLTNGNVKAEQIAGALTLKATNGNLSVKDALAAVEAVTVAGNIHVKSRKVGGDWKVTTAVGDVELAWPGNAGVVVDAESAFEEIETDFPLTVKNHRASGKLGAGTYQIRAKSMAGLSLMKN, encoded by the coding sequence ATGAGAATGACGTGGAAACGGCTAATCACAAGCGCCTCGCTGGCGGCGGTATTAATGTACATGGGCATAGCGGATGGAGGGAGCGCCGGTGCGCGGCCGCTGTCCGAGGCGGACTTTGAATCCGCGACAGCACAGGCCTCGGTGTCAGCTCCGGCGGCTGCAGTCTCTCTGGAGACAACGGGGAAGAAGACGGGGACGGGATACTCTTTTGACAAAGGCATTACCCGCGTCAGCTTGCCGGCCGGCACGCAAAGTGTCTCTATTGCTAACACGAACGGAACCATCGAAATTAAGCAGGGCAATGTTAAGGAGATGGAGGTCCATATGACAGTGAATGTCCATCAGGCAAACTCGGATGAGGCGAAGGCCGTAGCGGACAAGGCGGGGATGAAGGTAAGCAAAGGGGCTGATCTGGAGATTAGAACCTACAGCGAGTCCTATGGCAATTGGCGATATCCAAGCCTTGATCTGACGGTTACACTGCCGCAGGGCATAAAGGCCGAGCTTCAGGCAGAGACGGAGAACGGCAATCTTTCTTTGTCAAAAGTTTCTAGTACAGGTAGAATTGAGTTAGCGGCTGTGAACGGAAATATATCTGCTTCCGGCATCGGCAATGCGCTCAAATTACATACGGTTAATGGCAATGTGCAGGTCTCTGAAGCGAAGAACCGCGTAGAAGTCACACTTACCAACGGCAACGTGAAAGCAGAGCAAATTGCCGGAGCCTTGACCCTGAAGGCCACAAACGGCAATTTGTCGGTGAAGGACGCATTGGCTGCTGTAGAAGCGGTCACTGTAGCCGGGAACATTCATGTGAAGAGCCGGAAGGTCGGCGGAGACTGGAAGGTAACTACAGCGGTAGGGGACGTAGAGCTGGCCTGGCCGGGGAATGCGGGTGTCGTGGTCGATGCCGAATCCGCTTTTGAAGAGATTGAAACGGACTTCCCGCTGACAGTGAAGAATCACCGGGCCAGCGGGAAGCTGGGCGCAGGTACGTATCAGATCCGTGCCAAATCTATGGCCGGGTTGTCGCTAATGAAGAACTGA
- a CDS encoding Lrp/AsnC family transcriptional regulator — MDSIDKQILFHLQSQARISMTELGKSVGLSQPAVTERVKRMEENGVIKEYRTIISPEKIGKQAAAYILFHSRECHAFLDFCRTHPNVVECYRISGEHNYLLKVMSDSTQGLEEFGNQCDKYGNYTILIVMSSPIEPKNLIPSLEEASVNLLK; from the coding sequence ATGGACTCTATTGATAAGCAAATTCTGTTTCATCTTCAAAGTCAGGCGAGAATTTCCATGACAGAGCTGGGGAAAAGCGTGGGCTTGTCTCAGCCCGCAGTAACGGAAAGAGTGAAGCGGATGGAGGAAAATGGGGTGATCAAGGAGTACCGGACGATCATTTCTCCGGAGAAAATCGGGAAACAGGCAGCTGCCTATATCCTTTTCCACTCCAGAGAGTGTCATGCCTTTCTGGACTTCTGCCGTACCCATCCCAATGTCGTCGAATGCTATCGCATCAGCGGAGAACACAATTATCTGTTAAAAGTCATGTCAGACTCCACTCAGGGTCTTGAGGAGTTTGGAAATCAGTGTGATAAATATGGGAATTATACGATTCTAATCGTCATGTCATCCCCTATTGAGCCTAAAAATCTCATTCCTTCGCTGGAGGAAGCAAGCGTAAACCTGCTTAAATAG
- a CDS encoding serine hydrolase domain-containing protein: MPYSNTTNPNRIPERIDKVIDETLTDKRLAGVVIKVALDGQLIYSRAAGYASRELNQPMREDALFRLASVSKPITSTAALILVAQDRLKLDDRVDRWLPEFKPRLENGETAAMTVRHLMTHTAGLTYRFFQEEGGTYEQAGVSDGMDQSGITLEENLKRLASVPLLYKPGTQWRYSIATDVLGAVIANVSGNTLSETIRSLITQPLDMKDTSFVAVDPKRLTTAYADDIPGLRPMKNPDRLGFVEGTAGFRLAPGRALDSTAYASGGAGMVGSAGDFLQLLETLRKGGAPLLPESLVREMITNQIGDLPMPFWPGRGFGLGITVLKDPSAADTAESLGTWRMGGTYGHSWFVDTRQRLSVVAFTNTALEGMSGPFTVDLCNAIYGRLDPS; encoded by the coding sequence ATGCCCTATTCGAACACAACCAACCCTAACCGTATCCCGGAGCGGATCGACAAGGTCATTGATGAGACACTAACCGACAAGCGCCTGGCAGGTGTTGTCATAAAGGTAGCGCTAGATGGACAACTCATCTATAGCCGTGCTGCTGGTTATGCGAGCCGTGAGCTAAACCAGCCTATGCGGGAGGACGCGTTGTTCCGGCTCGCCTCGGTTTCCAAACCGATTACCTCTACGGCAGCCCTGATTCTGGTGGCGCAAGATCGCCTGAAGCTGGATGACCGTGTAGACCGGTGGCTGCCGGAATTTAAGCCACGGCTGGAGAATGGAGAGACTGCAGCAATGACTGTCCGTCACTTAATGACGCACACCGCTGGTCTGACCTACCGCTTCTTTCAGGAAGAAGGCGGTACCTATGAGCAGGCTGGTGTATCTGATGGCATGGATCAGTCTGGTATCACGCTTGAAGAGAACCTGAAGCGGCTCGCGTCTGTTCCACTTCTCTATAAACCAGGCACCCAGTGGAGATACTCTATTGCAACAGATGTACTGGGGGCAGTAATTGCTAACGTAAGCGGGAACACACTCAGTGAAACGATCCGCTCACTTATTACTCAACCCCTCGATATGAAAGATACCAGTTTCGTTGCCGTGGACCCGAAGCGCCTGACCACAGCTTATGCCGATGACATTCCGGGACTGCGGCCTATGAAGAATCCCGATAGGCTGGGCTTTGTAGAAGGAACGGCGGGCTTCCGGCTCGCACCGGGCCGGGCGTTAGACAGCACTGCCTACGCTTCCGGGGGAGCCGGTATGGTAGGCAGCGCCGGAGATTTTCTGCAGCTGCTGGAAACGTTGCGGAAGGGAGGGGCGCCCCTGCTGCCGGAATCCCTGGTCCGCGAAATGATCACCAACCAGATTGGTGACCTGCCCATGCCCTTCTGGCCGGGACGGGGGTTTGGCCTTGGGATCACAGTCCTTAAAGATCCTTCTGCCGCAGACACAGCGGAGTCCCTTGGCACATGGCGCATGGGCGGCACCTATGGACATTCGTGGTTCGTTGATACCAGGCAGCGGCTAAGCGTGGTAGCCTTCACCAATACCGCACTGGAGGGCATGTCGGGTCCGTTCACGGTTGACCTTTGCAATGCTATCTATGGCAGATTGGACCCGTCATGA